A window of the Xenopus laevis strain J_2021 chromosome 9_10L, Xenopus_laevis_v10.1, whole genome shotgun sequence genome harbors these coding sequences:
- the gs17.L gene encoding gastrula-specific protein 17 (The RefSeq protein has 1 substitution compared to this genomic sequence), with translation MSQNLDFLALAGRGGPHYASPTSRHPSPKVWNSTPPSLERGPSERQISPTPDQYTNPNRRRQPWKDWSPGRWQLLQNQRQSWGLSPTAPTRHKRTPEPKPFFRQPRGGATQVYGNHQPGSYRDISHYYSPSMLEDPWAALQAEAQYR, from the exons ATGTCCCAGAATTTGGATTTCTTGGCCTTGGCTGGCCGTGGAGGTCCTCATTATGCCAGTCCAACTTCAAGGCATCCCTCACCAAAGGTTTGGAATTCAACACCACCTTCCCTTGAAAGGGGGCCTTCAGAGAGACAAATCAGTCCCACCCCAGATCAGTACACCAACCCCAACAGGCGTCGGCAGCCATGGAAAGACTGGTCTCCAGGCAGATGGCAACTGCTTCAAAACCAGAGACAAAGCTGGGGCTTGAGTCCTACAGCTCCCACTCGACATAAACGTACTCCAGAACCCAAACCATTCTTCAGACAACCAAGAGGCGGTGCTACACAA GTTTACGGTAATCACCAGCCAGGAAGCTACAGAGACATCAGTCATTATTACAGTCCATCTATGGTAGAGGACCCATGGGCAGCATTGCAAGCCGAGGCCCAATACAGATAG